One segment of Strix aluco isolate bStrAlu1 chromosome 4, bStrAlu1.hap1, whole genome shotgun sequence DNA contains the following:
- the COA8 gene encoding cytochrome c oxidase assembly factor 8 isoform X2, producing the protein MTEEFADLEKILIIFELTSTATHAFMFGSPQNQMLQRERGLGFSPPAHSHNDWIGPPDKHSNLRPVIFYVSPEESPLERRLREARQEAQACDQRFWARHNRAFRQEKEEFIYSRLKAKGLEMRDETGQKATLNAEEMADFYKDFLSKNFRKHMQYNRDWYKRNFTITYLMGQVALARALRWLRWKKKNVGN; encoded by the exons ATGACG GAAGAGTTTGCAGACTTGGAAAAGATCCTCATTATTTTTGAACTGACAAGCACTGCAACTCATGCCTTCATGTTTGGCAGTCCCCAGAACCAAATGCTGCAGAGAGAAAGG GGCCTGGGTTTCAGCCCCCCCGCCCACTCCCATAACGACTGGATCGGCCCCCCCGACAAGCACTCCAACCTGCGGCCGGTCATCTTCTACGTGTCCCCCGAGGAGTCCCCCCTGGAGCGGCGGCTGCGGGAGGCGCGGCAGGAGGCCCAGGCCTGCGACCAGCGCTTCTGGGCGCGGCACAACCGCGCCTTCCGCCAG GAGAAAGAAGAATTTATTTATTCACGACTGAAAGCCAAGGGTCTGGAAATGAGAGATGAAACAG GTCAGAAAGCAACACTGAATGCAGAAGAAATGGCTGACTTTTACAAGGACTTTCTAAGTAAAAATTTTAGAAAGCATATGCAGTATAACAG AGATTGGTATAAGCGTAACTTTACTATCACATACCTCATGGGACAAGTAGCACTGGCAAGAGCTCTGAGGTGGCTTcgttggaaaaagaaaaatgtgggaaATTAA
- the COA8 gene encoding cytochrome c oxidase assembly factor 8 isoform X5 produces the protein MFGSPQNQMLQRERGLGFSPPAHSHNDWIGPPDKHSNLRPVIFYVSPEESPLERRLREARQEAQACDQRFWARHNRAFRQEKEEFIYSRLKAKGLEMRDETGQKATLNAEEMADFYKDFLSKNFRKHMQYNRDWYKRNFTITYLMGQVALARALRWLRWKKKNVGN, from the exons ATGTTTGGCAGTCCCCAGAACCAAATGCTGCAGAGAGAAAGG GGCCTGGGTTTCAGCCCCCCCGCCCACTCCCATAACGACTGGATCGGCCCCCCCGACAAGCACTCCAACCTGCGGCCGGTCATCTTCTACGTGTCCCCCGAGGAGTCCCCCCTGGAGCGGCGGCTGCGGGAGGCGCGGCAGGAGGCCCAGGCCTGCGACCAGCGCTTCTGGGCGCGGCACAACCGCGCCTTCCGCCAG GAGAAAGAAGAATTTATTTATTCACGACTGAAAGCCAAGGGTCTGGAAATGAGAGATGAAACAG GTCAGAAAGCAACACTGAATGCAGAAGAAATGGCTGACTTTTACAAGGACTTTCTAAGTAAAAATTTTAGAAAGCATATGCAGTATAACAG AGATTGGTATAAGCGTAACTTTACTATCACATACCTCATGGGACAAGTAGCACTGGCAAGAGCTCTGAGGTGGCTTcgttggaaaaagaaaaatgtgggaaATTAA
- the BAG5 gene encoding BAG family molecular chaperone regulator 5, which produces MDMGNQHPSIKRLHEIQKEVKEIEQQVVVFSGLSTDRDYKKLERSLTKQLFEIDSVDTEGKGDIQQARKRAAQETERLLKELEQNANHPRRLEIEAIFKEAQSLVEREITPFYKGGNCISDEFEEGIQDIVLRLTQVKTGGKVSLRKARYRTLTKVCAVQEIIESCVKQQLSLPLSNDAHPSVSKINSVMCDVNKARGTLIALLMGVSSNDTCRHLSCVLTGLIADLDALDVCGRTEIRNYRKEVVEEINKLQKYLDLEEEANSTHAYDLAQNQSILKIEEIRKKMKEVNSLLLKTENASDLYLGSKAELQGLIAHLDEVSPGKNPCIREARRRAVIEVQTLITYIDLKEALEKRQMYSEQTAAEHQSHKAVWTVLGNLSQIQQEVISFDGNRTDKNYMRLEELLTKQLLALDAVDPQGDERCKAARKQAVKLAQNILYYLDMKTDEWEY; this is translated from the coding sequence ATGGATATGGGTAACCAACACCCATCCATAAAACGGTTGCACGAAATACAGAAAGAAGTCAAAGAGATCGAACAACAAGTGGTTGTCTTCAGTGGTCTGTCTACTGATCGAGATTACAAGAAATTAGAAAGAAGTCTTACGAAACAGCTTTTTGAAATAGATTCTGTAGACACTGAAGGAAAGGGAGATATTCAGCAAGCCAGAAAACGAGCTGCTCAGGAAACAGAGAGGCTGCTTAAGGAACTGGAACAAAATGCAAACCATCCGCGCAGACTGGAAATAGAGGCTATATTCAAGGAGGCGCAGTCACTTGTGGAACGTGAGATTACACCTTTTTACAAAGGAGGTAACTGTATAAGTGACGAATTTGAAGAAGGTATTCAGGACATTGTATTGAGGCTTACTCAGGTGAAAACCGGAGGGAAAGTTTCTCTACGCAAAGCAAGATATCGTACTCTGACAAAAGTGTGTGCTGTTCAGGAGATTATAGAAAGCTGTGTAAAGCAACAGCTGTCCCTGCCACTCTCTAATGATGCACATCCTTCTGTCTCCAAAATTAACTCTGTAATGTGTGATGTGAACAAAGCAAGAGGAACTCTTATTGCGCTTCTAATGGGAGTGAGTAGTAATGATACCTGCAGGCATCTGTCCTGTGTGCTTACAGGCCTCATTGCTGATTTGGATGCTTTAGATGTCTGTGGTcgcacagaaataagaaattacagAAAGGAAGTAGTGGAAGAGATCAATAAATTGCAGAAATACCTGGACTTGGAAGAAGAAGCAAATTCTACTCACGCTTATGATTTGGCACAAAATCAGTCCATTCTAAAAATAGAAGAGATTCGCAAGAAAATGAAGGAAGTTAattctttacttttaaaaacagagaatgcTTCTGATTTGTATTTGGGATCCAAAGCAGAATTACAGGGATTAATTGCCCACTTAGATGAGGTGAGTCCAGGCAAAAACCCCTGTATTAGAGAAGCCAGGAGAAGAGCAGTAATAGAAGTTCAAACTCTTATAACATATATTGATTTGAAGGAAGCCcttgaaaaaaggcaaatgtatTCTGAGCAAACTGCTGCCGAACATCAGTCTCATAAAGCAGTTTGGACTGTTCTTGGAAACTTGTCCCAAATTCAGCAGGAGGTGATTTCATTTGATGGAAACAGAACAGATAAAAATTATATGAGATTGGAAGAACTTCTTACAAAACAACTTCTAGCGCTTGATGCTGTAGATCCACAAGGTGACGAGCGGTGTAAGGCTGCCAGAAAGCAAGCAGTAAAGCTTGCACAGAATATTCTTTACTATCTGGACATGAAAACAGATGAATGGGAATACTGA
- the COA8 gene encoding cytochrome c oxidase assembly factor 8 isoform X4 produces MAAVRLLARGGGCCHRHRLLLSFSSSSAGGGPMAQRGERQESAGLGFSPPAHSHNDWIGPPDKHSNLRPVIFYVSPEESPLERRLREARQEAQACDQRFWARHNRAFRQEKEEFIYSRLKAKGLEMRDETGQKATLNAEEMADFYKDFLSKNFRKHMQYNSCVSGAVAVHK; encoded by the exons ATGGCGGCGGTTCGGCTGCTGGCGAGGGGTGGCGGCTGCTGCCACCGCCAccgcctcctcctctccttctcctcttcctcagccgGAGGCGGCCCCATGGCTCAGCGCGGGGAGCGGCAGGAGAGCGCG GGCCTGGGTTTCAGCCCCCCCGCCCACTCCCATAACGACTGGATCGGCCCCCCCGACAAGCACTCCAACCTGCGGCCGGTCATCTTCTACGTGTCCCCCGAGGAGTCCCCCCTGGAGCGGCGGCTGCGGGAGGCGCGGCAGGAGGCCCAGGCCTGCGACCAGCGCTTCTGGGCGCGGCACAACCGCGCCTTCCGCCAG GAGAAAGAAGAATTTATTTATTCACGACTGAAAGCCAAGGGTCTGGAAATGAGAGATGAAACAG GTCAGAAAGCAACACTGAATGCAGAAGAAATGGCTGACTTTTACAAGGACTTTCTAAGTAAAAATTTTAGAAAGCATATGCAGTATAACAG TTGTGTCTCTGGGGCGGTAGCTGTCCATAAGTAA
- the COA8 gene encoding cytochrome c oxidase assembly factor 8 isoform X3 gives MAAVRLLARGGGCCHRHRLLLSFSSSSAGGGPMAQRGERQESAGLGFSPPAHSHNDWIGPPDKHSNLRPVIFYVSPEESPLERRLREARQEAQACDQRFWARHNRAFRQEKEEFIYSRLKAKGLEMRDETGQKATLNAEEMADFYKDFLSKNFRKHMQYNSSCVSGAVAVHK, from the exons ATGGCGGCGGTTCGGCTGCTGGCGAGGGGTGGCGGCTGCTGCCACCGCCAccgcctcctcctctccttctcctcttcctcagccgGAGGCGGCCCCATGGCTCAGCGCGGGGAGCGGCAGGAGAGCGCG GGCCTGGGTTTCAGCCCCCCCGCCCACTCCCATAACGACTGGATCGGCCCCCCCGACAAGCACTCCAACCTGCGGCCGGTCATCTTCTACGTGTCCCCCGAGGAGTCCCCCCTGGAGCGGCGGCTGCGGGAGGCGCGGCAGGAGGCCCAGGCCTGCGACCAGCGCTTCTGGGCGCGGCACAACCGCGCCTTCCGCCAG GAGAAAGAAGAATTTATTTATTCACGACTGAAAGCCAAGGGTCTGGAAATGAGAGATGAAACAG GTCAGAAAGCAACACTGAATGCAGAAGAAATGGCTGACTTTTACAAGGACTTTCTAAGTAAAAATTTTAGAAAGCATATGCAGTATAACAG CAGTTGTGTCTCTGGGGCGGTAGCTGTCCATAAGTAA
- the COA8 gene encoding cytochrome c oxidase assembly factor 8 isoform X6 yields the protein MAAVRLLARGGGCCHRHRLLLSFSSSSAGGGPMAQRGERQESAGLGFSPPAHSHNDWIGPPDKHSNLRPVIFYVSPEESPLERRLREARQEAQACDQRFWARHNRAFRQEKEEFIYSRLKAKGLEMRDETGQKATLNAEEMADFYKDFLSKNFRKHMQYNR from the exons ATGGCGGCGGTTCGGCTGCTGGCGAGGGGTGGCGGCTGCTGCCACCGCCAccgcctcctcctctccttctcctcttcctcagccgGAGGCGGCCCCATGGCTCAGCGCGGGGAGCGGCAGGAGAGCGCG GGCCTGGGTTTCAGCCCCCCCGCCCACTCCCATAACGACTGGATCGGCCCCCCCGACAAGCACTCCAACCTGCGGCCGGTCATCTTCTACGTGTCCCCCGAGGAGTCCCCCCTGGAGCGGCGGCTGCGGGAGGCGCGGCAGGAGGCCCAGGCCTGCGACCAGCGCTTCTGGGCGCGGCACAACCGCGCCTTCCGCCAG GAGAAAGAAGAATTTATTTATTCACGACTGAAAGCCAAGGGTCTGGAAATGAGAGATGAAACAG GTCAGAAAGCAACACTGAATGCAGAAGAAATGGCTGACTTTTACAAGGACTTTCTAAGTAAAAATTTTAGAAAGCATATGCAGTATAACAG GTGA
- the COA8 gene encoding cytochrome c oxidase assembly factor 8 isoform X1 yields MAAVRLLARGGGCCHRHRLLLSFSSSSAGGGPMAQRGERQESAGLGFSPPAHSHNDWIGPPDKHSNLRPVIFYVSPEESPLERRLREARQEAQACDQRFWARHNRAFRQEKEEFIYSRLKAKGLEMRDETGQKATLNAEEMADFYKDFLSKNFRKHMQYNRDWYKRNFTITYLMGQVALARALRWLRWKKKNVGN; encoded by the exons ATGGCGGCGGTTCGGCTGCTGGCGAGGGGTGGCGGCTGCTGCCACCGCCAccgcctcctcctctccttctcctcttcctcagccgGAGGCGGCCCCATGGCTCAGCGCGGGGAGCGGCAGGAGAGCGCG GGCCTGGGTTTCAGCCCCCCCGCCCACTCCCATAACGACTGGATCGGCCCCCCCGACAAGCACTCCAACCTGCGGCCGGTCATCTTCTACGTGTCCCCCGAGGAGTCCCCCCTGGAGCGGCGGCTGCGGGAGGCGCGGCAGGAGGCCCAGGCCTGCGACCAGCGCTTCTGGGCGCGGCACAACCGCGCCTTCCGCCAG GAGAAAGAAGAATTTATTTATTCACGACTGAAAGCCAAGGGTCTGGAAATGAGAGATGAAACAG GTCAGAAAGCAACACTGAATGCAGAAGAAATGGCTGACTTTTACAAGGACTTTCTAAGTAAAAATTTTAGAAAGCATATGCAGTATAACAG AGATTGGTATAAGCGTAACTTTACTATCACATACCTCATGGGACAAGTAGCACTGGCAAGAGCTCTGAGGTGGCTTcgttggaaaaagaaaaatgtgggaaATTAA